From the genome of Polyodon spathula isolate WHYD16114869_AA unplaced genomic scaffold, ASM1765450v1 scaffolds_1966, whole genome shotgun sequence, one region includes:
- the LOC121310262 gene encoding histone H3, with the protein MARTKQTARKSTGGKAPRKQLATKAARKSAPATGGVKKPHRYRPGTVALREIRRYQKSTELLIRKLPFQRLVREIAQDFKTDLRFQSSAVMALQEASEAYLVGLFEDTNLCAIHAKRVTIMPKDIQLARRIRGERA; encoded by the coding sequence ATGGCGAGAACCAAGCAGACAGCTCGTAAATCCACCGGTGGAAAGGCGCCTAGGAAGCAGCTCGCTACCAAAGCTGCCCGAAAGAGCGCTCCCGCTACCGGCGGCGTGAAGAAGCCTCACCGTTACAGGCCCGGCACTGTGGCTCTGAGAGAGATCCGCCGCTATCAGAAATCCACCGAGCTGCTGATCCGCAAACTGCCCTTTCAGCGGCTGGTCAGAGAAATCGCTCAGGATTTCAAGACCGACCTGCGCTTCCAGAGCTCCGCTGTGATGGCGCTGCAGGAGGCTAGCGAGGCTTACCTGGTCGGGCTCTTTGAGGACACCAACCTGTGTGCCATTCACGCCAAGAGAGTCACCATCATGCCCAAAGACATCCAGCTGGCCCGCCGCATCCGTGGAGAACGCGCTTAA